A window of bacterium genomic DNA:
GCGGCTCCGTGCGTGACCCAGGACAAGGCCGTTCGACACGGCAGGGCCTGCGGGTCGCCCGATGCGACTTTGTGATGGAGGGCGGCGAATTTGAGGTCAAACCACGGGTCCATGGTGTTGTTGCTCGCGACGCAGTCGGTGCCCAGGGCGACTTGCGCTCCGGCCTTCCACAGCTGCCACCCGGGAGCCACTGCGCCTTCGATCTTGGCGTTGCTGACGGGGCAGTGGGCGATGACCGTGCGGGTGCGTCCCAGGAGTTCCAGTTCTCCCGGTTCGAGGTACGTGCAGTGGGCGGCAACGACGCGCGGGCCCAGCAATCCCAGGCGGTGCAGGAGATGCACGCATCCGTCGTCGCCTCTCCGTCGCGCTGCGGCGACCTCGTCGCGGGATTGCGCCACGTGGATGAACGTCAGCGCGCCGAGTTGTTCCATTCGCGCTCGCACCCTGGCGAGCAGGGCGTCGCCGCAGGTGTCGGTGGCGTGGGGGCCCAGTCCGGCGAAGATCCGGCTCGTCTGGCTGGTGCCCCAGCGGTCCAGCACGTCCTCAGATTCGGACCAGGCGCGGTCCCCGGCCTGATCCGTGAGGGTCTGGGTCACGACGGCGCGGATCCCGCTGTCCCAGAGTGCTTGTGACGCCTTCCCCATGCCCGATCCGCGATCGGCGATGAACGTCACCCCTCGTCGCAGCAGTTCCCACGCTCCCGCCAGCGACGACCAGTAGCGGTCCTGACGCGACATCCGCGATTCCAGCGCCAGCGCCCGCGGGAGCCATGCGCTGGCGGGGACGTCGTCGATGAGTCCTCGCAGCGCCGTCATCACGGTGTGCGTGTGGAGATTGATCAGTCCGGGCAGGACGTAGTGTCCGGAGGCGTCGAGCCACTGCTCGTCTGGCAACCGCGTGTACCCGTCGCGGCGTCCCACATAGATGATCCGGCCGCCCTGCCAGACGACCAGGCCGTCGTCGTGAATGCGATCCTGTTCGTCGCATGTGACCACCGTGCCGCCCGAGATCGCCCGCCGCACGTCACGGCTGT
This region includes:
- a CDS encoding amidohydrolase family protein, with translation SRDVRRAISGGTVVTCDEQDRIHDDGLVVWQGGRIIYVGRRDGYTRLPDEQWLDASGHYVLPGLINLHTHTVMTALRGLIDDVPASAWLPRALALESRMSRQDRYWSSLAGAWELLRRGVTFIADRGSGMGKASQALWDSGIRAVVTQTLTDQAGDRAWSESEDVLDRWGTSQTSRIFAGLGPHATDTCGDALLARVRARMEQLGALTFIHVAQSRDEVAAARRRGDDGCVHLLHRLGLLGPRVVAAHCTYLEPGELELLGRTRTVIAHCPVSNAKIEGAVAPGWQLWKAGAQVALGTDCVASNNTMDPWFDLKFAALHHKVASGDPQALPCRTALSWVTHGAARSLGLDGDIGALSVGARADIVTLRSDVPNAVPAPDPCSHLVYSASGGDVDTVVIDGQPVFEHGAPPHLDTERIRHELSRIRATLVA